The proteins below come from a single Bombus fervidus isolate BK054 chromosome 15, iyBomFerv1, whole genome shotgun sequence genomic window:
- the LOC139994773 gene encoding SUZ RNA-binding domain-containing-like, whose product MSTMDDILESWEEIEESEVLDKKLDALQLNAVEALEEIESTSFKTSHNTSTRMIMLGEDGMRSQYVPPEPTVKILKRPTRDSQGSGNGPLVNGDKPKQPIKSLKQREQEYAEARKRILGEEKSPEEKLMQEINKIQPKPITPSSSGLPSNVLRMPIGPDGTRGFNVRR is encoded by the coding sequence atgtcaACGATGGATGACATTCTTGAAAGTTgggaagaaattgaagaatcAGAGGTGcttgataaaaaattagatgCCCTTCAGTTGAATGCGGTAGAAGCATTAGAAGAAATAGAATCTACGAGTTTCAAAACCAGTCACAATACGAGTACCAGGATGATAATGTTAGGGGAAGATGGTATGCGGTCTCAATATGTACCTCCAGAGCCAAcggtaaaaatattgaaaagaccTACAAGAGATTCACAAGGTAGTGGCAATGGACCTTTGGTGAATGGGGATAAACCAAAACAACCTATTAAATCTTTAAAACAGAGGGAACAAGAATACGCAGAagcaagaaaaagaattttaggCGAGGAGAAAAGTCCAGAGGAAAAATTAAtgcaagaaataaataaaattcaaccaAAACCAATAACTCCAAGTAGCAGTGGGCTACCAAGTAATGTTCTTCGTATGCCTATTGGACCAGATGGAACACGGGGATTTAATGTACGCAGGTAG